Within Bacteroidales bacterium, the genomic segment TATTAACACATAAAATATTTACTCTGGTTCCGGTCTCTAACCTGTCGGTTGATAAATTATCTTCTTATCCCGGGTTTTGGTCTATCAATTTATTGGATAATGGTCAGCAGTTAAAACAGTATAATCAAAATATAAATGGTAAGGATTATATTGTTGCCGATTTAAAACGCGAAGCTGTTTTTGCACAAAAGACGGGTAAAATAGAAATTCCCGCTATGGAATTAAGTTGTGTGGCTAAAATTATAAATAATAAAAAAAGAACAGCATCTAATGATCCATTTTTCGATAGCTTTTTTAACGATCCGTTTTTTAATAATGCATATCAAAGTATAGAAAAAAAACTACGCACAAAAAAAATTACAGTTGAAGTTTTACCCTTACCTGCAGAAAATAAACCGGAGAATTTTAGTGGTGCCGTAGGTGAATTTACCATAAGCTCAAATATAGATCAAACAAAGATAAAAACTAATGAAGCGGTAACTGTTAAATATACAGTAAGTGGAAAGGGAAATATTGATTTGATTCCTGATTTGTCTGTGCAGTTTCCTGCCGATTTTGAGGTTTATGATCCTAAAATTTCAACAAATATTCGCAAAGGAAGTACGGGTGTTTCCGGTTATAAAATTTTTGAATATACATTGATTCCTCGAAGCTCAGGAACTTACGATATTCCATCAGCAAGTTTTAACTTCTTTAATCCAAAAACAAAGCATTACGAATATAAAACAACAGATGCTTATCAAATACAAGTAGAGAAAGGCAATTTGTCAACAAGCTCAAATATGACTTTTGCCGGCGAAAACAAAGAAGATATTCGTTATATCGGGCAGGATATCCGTTATCTTACATCTTATCCTTATAAACTTCAACTTATTGGTAGTCATTTCTTTGGGTCTACTTTATTTTATATTTTATTGTTTTTGCCTTTAGTTTTAGTTCTTTTAATAGTAATTGTTTGGCGAAAAGAAATTAAAAAACGTAGTAACGAAGGATTGATGAAAAATAAGCAAGCTACCAAGCTGGCTAAGAAGCGTTTGAAAAAAGCCAATAGCTTTTTGAAAGCCGGTAACGATCAAGAATTTTATGTTGAATTATCTCAAGCACTTTGGGGTTATATTGCCGACAAATTTAATATTGGTCTGTCAGCTCTTTCCATTGAAACCGTTCACGATTATTTGACTGAGAAGAAAGTAAGTGCAGAGCTGATTAACGAGTTTACGGATACATTAAATGATTGTGAGTTTGCTCGTTTTGCTCCGGGAGATAAGGATGTTGCAATGGATAAGGTTTATAAAGAAGGCCTACAGATAATTAGTAAAATAGAAAGTCAATTAAAATAATTAAAGCGATGAATAGATTTGTATTAAGTATAATTATCGTTTTAGTGCAGTTGCCAATCTTGCTTTTCGGACAAGATTACCAAACGTATATTAAAGATGCTGAGCATTATTATGCTGAAGCTAAATATGATTCGGCAATTTTAACCTATCAAAAAGTATTAGACGAAGGTTATCATTCTACTGAGCTTTATTATAATCTTGGAAACAGTTTTTATAAACAAAACGAAATACCATCGGCAATTTTATATTTTGAAAAAGCTTTAAAACTTGATCCCGCTAACGAAGATGCTCTATTCAATTTAAAGTTAGCCAATACTCGTATTCAGGACAAGATAGAATCTTTGCCTTTATTGTTTTTTGTACGATGGTATGTTGGTTTGTACAATATGTTCTCGGTTGATAATTGGGCTAAGATTTCGTTGGTGCTATTTTCCATTTCTGCTTTGTTTAGCCTGTTGTATTTTTTGGGGAAGAGTATTTTTATGAGAAAAACAGGCTTTTATTTCGGCTTGATTTTTCTGTTTTTATCGGTTTCAGGACTATTCTTAACTTACAAAAAGCATATTAGTCAGATTGAGCAAGCACAAGCTATAGTGTTTAAGCCTTCTGTTACGGTTAAAAGCTCGCCTAATGCAAATGGTGTTGATTTATTTGTTATTCACGAAGGAACCAAACTATGGGTAATAGATAAAGTTGGGCAATGGTGCGAAATTAAAATCGCTAATGGTAGTATTGGCTGGATAGAAACAAAAACGATAGAATTGATTTAGTTTAAATACGCTTATACTCTCTTTTCTCATACATTCACCCGTTGACGGAGCACCTACTCCCTCATCTCGAACGCAGTGAGAGATCTTTGCATACTGAAGGAGATAGATCT encodes:
- a CDS encoding protein BatD — protein: MNRLLYLLSVLLISLSSHLSAQEVNFSVKAPNRVSEGQRFSVTFVANADIDEFKAPPFTGFQILSGPNRSQSSSISFVNGKVSHNVSISYSYIFYAKTKGSFNIGSATCSVDGEEYATNPFTIEVIGGNSNSKTLSGSNAAATSQSPDLVAVDDKQLFIEAFVDKKKVYQGEQILLTHKIFTLVPVSNLSVDKLSSYPGFWSINLLDNGQQLKQYNQNINGKDYIVADLKREAVFAQKTGKIEIPAMELSCVAKIINNKKRTASNDPFFDSFFNDPFFNNAYQSIEKKLRTKKITVEVLPLPAENKPENFSGAVGEFTISSNIDQTKIKTNEAVTVKYTVSGKGNIDLIPDLSVQFPADFEVYDPKISTNIRKGSTGVSGYKIFEYTLIPRSSGTYDIPSASFNFFNPKTKHYEYKTTDAYQIQVEKGNLSTSSNMTFAGENKEDIRYIGQDIRYLTSYPYKLQLIGSHFFGSTLFYILLFLPLVLVLLIVIVWRKEIKKRSNEGLMKNKQATKLAKKRLKKANSFLKAGNDQEFYVELSQALWGYIADKFNIGLSALSIETVHDYLTEKKVSAELINEFTDTLNDCEFARFAPGDKDVAMDKVYKEGLQIISKIESQLK
- a CDS encoding tetratricopeptide repeat protein; this encodes MNRFVLSIIIVLVQLPILLFGQDYQTYIKDAEHYYAEAKYDSAILTYQKVLDEGYHSTELYYNLGNSFYKQNEIPSAILYFEKALKLDPANEDALFNLKLANTRIQDKIESLPLLFFVRWYVGLYNMFSVDNWAKISLVLFSISALFSLLYFLGKSIFMRKTGFYFGLIFLFLSVSGLFLTYKKHISQIEQAQAIVFKPSVTVKSSPNANGVDLFVIHEGTKLWVIDKVGQWCEIKIANGSIGWIETKTIELI